The following proteins are encoded in a genomic region of Xenopus laevis strain J_2021 chromosome 3L, Xenopus_laevis_v10.1, whole genome shotgun sequence:
- the LOC121401326 gene encoding olfactory receptor 5G3-like codes for MFFFLQQLSLSDLLQSMDIAPILLRTVINEGAKISLIGCIVQFYFFGVAESLQCLLLTVMSYDRYLAICNPLCYSSIMNHKLCVKLILMSWLLTLSFTPVIVIYVATQEFCNQNTINHFFCDYFPLLELSCSEATLGWILAMAVSVPVILFPFLLITVSYICIAHEILKITSNIGRQKAFSTCSSHLAVVSIFYGSLFVTYVVPTRNQSQTIGKLLSLLYTVVTPFINPLIYSLKSTHIKKALKNIQ; via the coding sequence ATGTTCTTCTTTCTCCAACAACTCTCCTTATCTGATCTCCTGCAGTCCATGGATATTGCTCCCATCCTGCTCAGAACTGTGATAAATGAAGGAGCTAAAATATCCCTTATTGGCTGTATTGTACAATTTTATTTCTTTGGTGTCGCTGAATCTTTACAGTGTCTCCTTCTAACtgtgatgtcctatgacagatatctggccatctgTAATCCTCTGTGTTATTCTTCAATAATGAATCATAAATTGTGTGTTAAATTAATTCTCATGTCATGGCTGCTTACCCTTAGTTTTACACCAGTTATTGTGATTTATGTAGCTACACAAGAGTTCTGCAACCAAAATACCAtcaaccatttcttctgtgattatTTTCCTCTTCTGGAACTTTCCTGCTCAGAAGCCACTTTAGGCTGGATATTGGCAATGGCTGTGTCTGTCCCTGTGATTCTTTTCCCCTTTTTGCTTATCACtgtatcctatatctgtattgccCATGAAATCCTAAAGATAACGTCCAATattgggagacaaaaagccttctccacctgcagctcccacttggctgtggtctccatattttatgggagtCTCTTTGTTACTTATGTGGTTCCCACAAGAAACCAGTCACAGACCATTGGAAAACTTCTTTCACTTTTATACACAGTAGTGACTCCTTTTATTAACCCATTAATTTACAGCTTGAAAAGTACACATATTAAAAAAGCccttaaaaatatacaataa
- the LOC121401327 gene encoding olfactory receptor 11L1-like codes for MQMNNHSLVTEIFLLGFQHLNNLKILIFSLILLIHILTIYENVLVIVLVTISQTLHSPMFFFLQQLSLSDLLQSMLIVPILLKTVINEGAKISLIGCIVQLYIFGVTEASQCLLLTVMSYDRYLAICNPLCYSSIMNHKLCVKLIVMSWLLVLSFTTVTVITAATQEFCNQNTINHFFCDYFPLLELSCSEATLARILGLAASVPVILFPFLLITGSYVCIAHEILKITSNIGRQKAFSTCSSHLAVVSIFYGSLIVTYLIPTRNQSQTIGKLLSLLYTVVTPFINPMIYSLRSTDMKNALKKIIQ; via the coding sequence atgcaaatgaacaatCACTCATTGGTCACAGAGATTTTCCTTTTGGGATTTCAACATCTCAACAATCTCAAGATCCTgattttttctttgattcttttGATTCACATATTGACCATCTATGAAAATGTCCTTGTCATAGTATTGGTAACAATTAGCCAAACTCTTCATTCTCCCATGTTCTTCTTTCTCCAACAACTCTCCTTATCTGATCTCCTGCAGTCCATGCTTATTGTTCCCATCCTGCTCAAAACTGTGATAAATGAAGGAGCTAAAATATCCCTTATTGGCTGTATTGTACAACTTTATATATTTGGTGTCACTGAAGCTTCACAGTGTCTCCTTCTAACtgtgatgtcctatgacagatatttGGCCATCTGTAATCCTCTGTGTTATTCTTCAATAATGAATCACAAATTGTGTGTTAAATTAATTGTCATGTCATGGCTGCTAGTCCTTAGCTTTACAACAGTTACTGTGATTACTGCAGCTACACAAGAGTTCTGCAACCAAAATACCAtcaaccatttcttctgtgattatTTTCCTCTTCTGGAACTTTCCTGCTCAGAAGCCACTTTAGCACGAATATTGGGATTGGCTGCATCTGTCCCTGTGATTCTTTTCCCCTTTTTACTCATCACTGGATCCTATGTCTGTATTGCCCATGAAATCCTAAAGATAACGTCCAATattgggagacaaaaagccttctccacctgcagctcccacttggctgtggtctccatattttatgggagtCTCATTGTTACTTATCTAATTCCCACAAGAAACCAGTCACAGACCATTGGAAAACTTCTTTCTCTTTTATACACAGTAGTGACTCCTTTTATTAACCCAATGATTTACAGCTTGAGAAGTACAGATATGAAAAATGCCCTTAAAAAGattatacaataa